The Arachis hypogaea cultivar Tifrunner chromosome 16, arahy.Tifrunner.gnm2.J5K5, whole genome shotgun sequence genome contains a region encoding:
- the LOC112754738 gene encoding uncharacterized protein isoform X1: MLQRLCLMASHGYLPGLVLHPEFSFSSTNTKVCQTSLPALGAAPDIITYRYPCLKSHPNEESRKSRSELLDYNQLINVEFSAQRPIFIDIQPSCPNPVLLSSGIVEQCTKRDKILQVLQSRTAEQGIDGENLSLLLDLTKLQLPGIDKAQRLSSPFWPNSEFYIPKPLLEFVQDSAITSKITVHPDGQVTFMGSAIEMKDFLAAVAESYILENSHKGEKKSMLVPYFSRGQFSLKIESALTAPLKSSPEKVKMKPSQKKKKKLSTERDLYKRNGMHACESLLSLMVDKKQRRQTAMLSLKKSGPELSELLTQFSAGIAGTGLAVLLSVMCELACGRIPISASKMFNTVFGFALVWLSWAVNKLRATVVSISKNAGKSGSKEEDMFQKLDKSIQGIYWSAAALLAVAVLRLA; the protein is encoded by the exons ATGCTTCAGAGACTCTGTTTGATGGCTTCTCATGGTTACCTTCCAGGCCTTGTATTGCACCCAGAATTTTCCTTCTCCTCCACTAATACCAAA GTTTGTCAAACATCCTTGCCTGCATTAGGAGCTGCACCCGACATTATCACATATCGATATCCTTGTCTTAAGTCGCATCCAAATGAGGAGTCACGGAAATCTAGAAGTGAGCTGCTGGATTACAATCAGCTTATCAATGTTGAGTTCTCAGCTCAAAGGCCGATATTTATTGACATCCAAC CGAGCTGCCCAAATCCAGTACTTCTCAGCTCTGGCATTGTCGAACAATGCACAAAGCGTGATAAGATCTTGCAGGTTCTACAGTCCAGGACTGCTGAACAAGGCATAGATGGAGAAAATTTATCTCTGTTATTGGACTTGACAAAATTGCAATTGCCAGGCATTGATAAAGCGCAACGATTGTCATCTCCTTTCTGGCCAAATAGTGAATTCTACATCCCAAAGCCTTTACTGGAATTTGTTCAAGATTCAGCTATTACTTCAAAGATTACAGTTCATCCAGATGGTCAAGTCACATTTATGGGTTCTGCGATTGAGATGAAAGATTTTCTTGCTGCAGTGGCTGAGTCATACATATTGGAAAATTCGCATAAGGGGGAAAAGAAGTCTATGCTTGTTCCATACTTTAGTAG GGGCCAATTCTCCTTGAAGATTGAGTCTGCCTTAACTGCTCCATTAAAGAG CAGTCCTGAGAAAGTCAAAATGAAGCCAtctcagaaaaagaaaaagaagcttaGCACCGAGAGGGATCTCTACAAGAGGAACGGCATGCATGCATGCGAGAGCCTTCTGTCATTGATGGTAGACAAGAAGCAACGCCGGCAAACAGCAATGCTCTCTTTGAAGAAATCTGGCCCTGAGCTTTCCGAGCTGCTGACACAATTCTCTGCTGGTATTGCTGGGACCGGCCTCGCTGTCCTGCTATCTGTTATGTGTGAGCTTGCATGTGGAAGGATCCCCATTTCTGCATCTAAGATGTTCAATACAGTGTTTGGATTTGCATTGGTTTGGCTTTCTTGGGCAGTAAATAAGCTAAGGGCTACAGTAGTCAGCATTAGCAAGAATGCAGGGAAGTCAGGATCAAAAGAAGAGGACATGTTTCAGAAACTGGACAAGAGCATACAGGGAATCTACTGGAGCGCCGCAGCATTGCTAGCGGTTGCAGTGCTGAGGCTTGCTTGA
- the LOC112754738 gene encoding uncharacterized protein isoform X2, translating to MLQRLCLMASHGYLPGLVLHPEFSFSSTNTKVCQTSLPALGAAPDIITYRYPCLKSHPNEESRKSRSELLDYNQLINVEFSAQRPIFIDIQPSCPNPVLLSSGIVEQCTKRDKILQVLQSRTAEQGIDGENLSLLLDLTKLQLPGIDKAQRLSSPFWPNSEFYIPKPLLEFVQDSAITSKITVHPDGQVTFMGSAIEMKDFLAAVAESYILENSHKGEKKSMLVPYFSRGQFSLKIESALTAPLKSPEKVKMKPSQKKKKKLSTERDLYKRNGMHACESLLSLMVDKKQRRQTAMLSLKKSGPELSELLTQFSAGIAGTGLAVLLSVMCELACGRIPISASKMFNTVFGFALVWLSWAVNKLRATVVSISKNAGKSGSKEEDMFQKLDKSIQGIYWSAAALLAVAVLRLA from the exons ATGCTTCAGAGACTCTGTTTGATGGCTTCTCATGGTTACCTTCCAGGCCTTGTATTGCACCCAGAATTTTCCTTCTCCTCCACTAATACCAAA GTTTGTCAAACATCCTTGCCTGCATTAGGAGCTGCACCCGACATTATCACATATCGATATCCTTGTCTTAAGTCGCATCCAAATGAGGAGTCACGGAAATCTAGAAGTGAGCTGCTGGATTACAATCAGCTTATCAATGTTGAGTTCTCAGCTCAAAGGCCGATATTTATTGACATCCAAC CGAGCTGCCCAAATCCAGTACTTCTCAGCTCTGGCATTGTCGAACAATGCACAAAGCGTGATAAGATCTTGCAGGTTCTACAGTCCAGGACTGCTGAACAAGGCATAGATGGAGAAAATTTATCTCTGTTATTGGACTTGACAAAATTGCAATTGCCAGGCATTGATAAAGCGCAACGATTGTCATCTCCTTTCTGGCCAAATAGTGAATTCTACATCCCAAAGCCTTTACTGGAATTTGTTCAAGATTCAGCTATTACTTCAAAGATTACAGTTCATCCAGATGGTCAAGTCACATTTATGGGTTCTGCGATTGAGATGAAAGATTTTCTTGCTGCAGTGGCTGAGTCATACATATTGGAAAATTCGCATAAGGGGGAAAAGAAGTCTATGCTTGTTCCATACTTTAGTAG GGGCCAATTCTCCTTGAAGATTGAGTCTGCCTTAACTGCTCCATTAAAGAG TCCTGAGAAAGTCAAAATGAAGCCAtctcagaaaaagaaaaagaagcttaGCACCGAGAGGGATCTCTACAAGAGGAACGGCATGCATGCATGCGAGAGCCTTCTGTCATTGATGGTAGACAAGAAGCAACGCCGGCAAACAGCAATGCTCTCTTTGAAGAAATCTGGCCCTGAGCTTTCCGAGCTGCTGACACAATTCTCTGCTGGTATTGCTGGGACCGGCCTCGCTGTCCTGCTATCTGTTATGTGTGAGCTTGCATGTGGAAGGATCCCCATTTCTGCATCTAAGATGTTCAATACAGTGTTTGGATTTGCATTGGTTTGGCTTTCTTGGGCAGTAAATAAGCTAAGGGCTACAGTAGTCAGCATTAGCAAGAATGCAGGGAAGTCAGGATCAAAAGAAGAGGACATGTTTCAGAAACTGGACAAGAGCATACAGGGAATCTACTGGAGCGCCGCAGCATTGCTAGCGGTTGCAGTGCTGAGGCTTGCTTGA
- the LOC112754737 gene encoding elongation factor Tu, mitochondrial, which yields MATIALRNSSSRRIFPFSSQIYSSCCRPFPPLSESPFSNDNFSPSSSSYSSSNPWWRSMATFTRTKPHVNVGTIGHVDHGKTTLTAAITKVLADEGKAKAIAFDEIDKAPEEKKRGITIATAHVEYETAKRHYAHVDCPGHADYVKNMITGAAQMDGGILVVSAPDGPMPQTKEHILLARQVGVPSLVCFLNKVDAVDDPELLELVEMELRELLSFYKFPGDEIPIIRGSALSALQGTNDEIGRKAILKLMDAVDEYIPDPVRQLDKPFLMPIEDVFSIQGRGTVATGRVEQGIIKVGDEVEVLGLMQGGPLKTTVTGVEMFKKILDQGQAGDNVGLLLRGLKREDIQRGQVIAKPGSVKTYKKFEAEIYVLTKDEGGRHTAFFSNYRPQFYLRTADVTGKVELPGNVKMVMPGDNVTAVFELISAVPLEQGQRFALREGGRTVGAGVVSKVLT from the exons ATGGCTACTATTGCTCTCAGGAATTCAAGTTCTAGGCGAATCTTCCCATTTTCTTCTCAAATCTACTCTTCTTGTTGCAGACCCTTCCCCCCTCTCTCTGAATCCCCTTTTTCAAATGACAacttctctccttcttcttcttcttattcttcttccaaTCCTTGGTGGAGATCCATGGCCACCTTCACCAGAAC AAAACCCCATGTTAATGTTGGAACTATTGGGCACGTTGATCATGGGAAGACTACACTCACCGCAGCAATTACCAAG GTTTTAGCCGATGAAGGAAAAGCTAAGGCTATAGCCTTTGATGAAATTGATAAGGCTcctgaagagaagaagagaggaattACAATTGCAACG GCACACGTTGAGTATGAGACTGCTAAACGACACTATGCACATGTTGACTGCCCTGGACATGCTGATTATGTCAAA AATATGATTACAGGAGCTGCACAAATGGATGGTGGAATACTTGTTGTATCTGCTCCTGATGGACCAATGCCCCAAACCAAGGAGCACATTCTTCTTGCTCGCCAA GTCGGTGTGCCTTCTCTGGTGTGCTTTTTGAATAAAGTTGATGCTGTCGATGATCCAGAGTTGTTAGAACTTGTAGAAATGGAGCTCCGGG AGCTTCTAAGCTTCTACAAGTTCCCTGGAGATGAAATCCCCATCATCAGAGGCTCAGCATTGTCTGCTTTACAGGGTACAAATGACGAAATTGGAAGAAAGGCCATTCTAAAATTAATGGATGCTGTAGATGAATACATTCCTGACCCAGTTCGCCAACTTGACAAGCCTTTCCTTATGCCCATTGAAGATGTTTTTTCAATTCAG GGACGAGGAACAGTTGCCACCGGCCGTGTTGAGCAAGGAATCATAAAAGTTGGTGATGAAGTGGAGGTTTTGGGTCTAATGCAG GGTGGCCCTCTTAAAACAACAGTTACTGGAGTTGAGATGTTCAAGAAGATTTTAGACCAAGGACAG gcTGGTGACAATGTTGGTCTTCTTCTTCGAGGTCTGAAGCGTGAGGACATTCAACGTGGTCAG gtTATTGCCAAGCCTGGTTCTGTAAAAACATACAAAAAGTTTGAGGCGGAGATATATGTACTCACAAAAGATGAGGGTGGGAGACATACTGCTTTCTTCTCTAACTACAGACCTCAGTTTTACTTGAGAACTGCTGATGTCACTGGAAAAGTAGAATTGCCCGGAAATGTTAAGATGGTTATGCCTGGAGACAACGTGACTGCTGTGTTCGAATTGATTTCAGCTGTTCCACTTGAACAAG GACAAAGATTTGCTTTGAGAGAAGGAGGCAGAACAGTTGGTGCAGGTGTGGTGTCAAAAGTACTGACTTAA
- the LOC112759083 gene encoding uncharacterized protein, whose translation MEKNNTKSSTSTICSKIREALSSYPAFRAIHHRLNNNQNNKHQHNHRSSAPNSITITKKHANNSRKMNKEGGRGDQQGSLIPINYDYSNNNHNKVVVEPPKQVAAAGKNQPASSTNNNNNKGVMKIQQETLDLNGAFKEFIDRVRNGINGAEHTNNNNNAAGSALSSNHEANKKMENQKDHHFSEFIQSSRKKLRTTSNIASFKRG comes from the coding sequence atGGAAaagaacaacaccaaatcaagcaCTAGCACCATATGTAGCAAAATCAGGGAAGCACTTTCAAGCTACCCTGCTTTCAGAGCCATTCATCATCGCCTCAACAATAATCAGAATAATAAGCATCAACACAACCACCGTTCATCAGCACCAAACTCCATCACAATCACaaaaaaacatgcaaataatagTAGAAAGATGAacaaagaaggaggaagaggagatcAACAAGGTTCATTAATCCCCATCAACTATGATTACTCTAATAATAATCATAACAAGGTTGTTGTTGAACCTCCAAAGCAAGTAGCAGCAGCAGGGAAGAACCAACCTGCTTCatcaacaaacaacaacaacaacaaaggagTAATGAAGATTCAACAAGAGACACTCGATCTTAATGGTGCTTTCAAAGAGTTCATTGATCGTGTTAGGAACGGAATTAACGGAGCTGAGcacactaataacaataataatgctgCTGGATCCGCATTATCATCAAATCATGAGGCTAATAAGAAGATGGAAAACCAGAAAGATCACCATTTTTCTGAGTTCATTCAGAGTTCTAGGAAGAAGCTCAGAACAACATCAAATATTGCTTCCTTCAAAAGAGGGTAA